The genomic stretch CTCTGTATCCCTCACCCTCAACTGGGAGACCCTTGAGGGCAGGGTCCTAGGTGGTGATGTCTCTGGTGCTTGGCATTGCCCAGCCCAACCAGCACAGAGTAGATGCTTGCCGAATGTGTCTTGAAGGAAATAAGGAAATGAATGAGTAAGCGATGAATAGAATTCTCAATCACTTgtttccctctgcccccagccgtCCAGTGTTCCCACCTCCCTCAGCGTAAAAGCCCAAGTTCTCCCCAAGGCCCACATGGCTCTGTAAGACCGGCCCCTCATCACCTCCCTGACctcacctcttccctctctcccccttgctcactctgctccagccaccagGGCCCCCTCTCTGTTCCTCCAACCACCAGGCAtgaccctgccccagggcctttgcacgagCTCTGTTCCCGCCTCGCCTCCGCCTCCGTCTGGTCTGCAGCACTCTTGACCCTTTGCATGACTGACTCACTGCTTCTCACCTTCAGAAGTCaattcaaatgccacctcctcagagagatCTCTCTTAACCTAGATCTCCAACCtcgcttcccttccttctttttctctccctggcCCTTCCCAGGATAGGGTGCCTTGTGTATTTAAGTATTCATCTTTACGATGTGTTTCCTCATTGTGGGCTTTGTTCGCAGGTTTCCCGGGCGCTTCCAGTAGGCACTGAATACATCTGTGCACGAAGGGAAAGGTGTCTGCGGGTGGGGGCGAGGGGccctcggcctgccctgccctcggTCTGCCCCGCCCTCCAGGGACCTCCCCCAGGCACAGCGGGCGtggccgggcggccgggcgggcgcggcgggggcgggctgCTAGTCCTGTCGGGCGGGTGCGCTGGGCAcgaggggccggggccggggccggggccgggcggggagcgCCCGGCGGGCGCCATGGAGGGGCTTCGGCGGGGCCTGTCGCGCTGGAAGCGCTACCACATCAAAGTGCACCTGGCGGACgaggcgctgctgctgccgctcacGGTGCGGCCGCGCGACACGCTCAGCGACCTGCGCGCCCAGCTGGTGGGCCAGGGCGTGAGCTCCTGGAAGCGCACCTTCTACTACAACGCGCGGCGGCTGGACGACCACCAGACGGTGCGCGACGTGCGCCTGCAGGACGGCTCGGTGCTGCTGCTCGTCAGCGACCCCAGGtggcgggccgggcgggcgggccggggtCCCGGGGTGAGAGCGGgtccaggctgggagaggaaggcaggggaccGGAGggcctgctggggtgggggatgggcatGAGTCGGGGCTGGGGGAGATAGCGGGGCACCAGAGGGCCCGGCTGGGGTCCGGGTAGGGGGGACGTGGGCGGGCGGGTAGACCAGGGGTCCTTCCCGACCCCTGGAAcgccttctcccccggccccagcacTGCCCTGCTGGGTACCGGCTGAAACAGGAATGGAGGGAGGCAGGCCCCGAGAGCCGCCAGGAGGGCAGCTGGATGCCCCCTGcctgcttccttcttttctctccctctgtctctggcctcccctccctttctttgtctcccctctctccctctctccgcGGTGCTGTCCTATTTATTCCACGTCCTAtcattctttctgcctctctatgGCTCGGCCCATTTCTGTCTGTCCATTCTGTctctgctcttttctctttctttccctccgtCTCTCCCGGtgcatttctgtctctttttggctctgtctctgtctttctgaGTCTCTGGTCCTTCCCTCTTCATCCATCTCCCCCAGTACCCCTGCCAACCCACATTCCCATCCTGACACTGGCTGCCTACACTCTGCCCTGGCCACCTGGAGTCCTGGCCAGGGTGACCCAcgagggggctgcagagaagggctTCTGGGCGGCGGGGAGAGCACACACTGGGAGGTGAGGGAGATTGGCAGGGGCTGGTCACAGAGCTCACCTTGGAGATGCTGGGCAGGGGACACACTGGAGCCATATGTGTAACCCTGGAGTTCAGGGGGGTTGTGCTGGTGGGGCCACAGAGGCTTGGTCTGCCAAGCCTGGGGTGATGTTTTGAGAGCAGGAGCCTCAGATGCTGGTCCTGGAGACtcgaggggtgtgtgtggggggaggaaggaTCTTAGGGGCAGGGGGAGACGATGGGATGGTGACCGATGGGGGTTGGGGGCTTGGACTGGCAGAGGGTAGTTCCTGACAGTGCACCTTCTGCAAGGTCTGGAAGCTGGACAACCCCAGACATCACACACCATAATCATCGTTCAATAcgcaataagcatttattgagtgcctactgtgtgccaggccatgtgctgggcactggaacCCAGTGGGGACTCGGACCAGGCCTGCCCTCACTGAACAGACATGAAACCAAATAAACATATGATTAATGTTAGATTGGAATGTTTTacaccttcctccttccctccctcagctcctTCAGGTCTTTGTTCAGATATATACATCCtggcagaaatatatatatatatatatatatatagatatgatatatagatatagatatagatatatagatagatagatagatatagatatagatataattgatttcagagaggaagggagagggagagagagataaacatcaatgatgagagagaatcactgact from Eptesicus fuscus isolate TK198812 chromosome 6, DD_ASM_mEF_20220401, whole genome shotgun sequence encodes the following:
- the TINCR gene encoding TINCR ubiquitin domain containing isoform X1 produces the protein MEGLRRGLSRWKRYHIKVHLADEALLLPLTVRPRDTLSDLRAQLVGQGVSSWKRTFYYNARRLDDHQTVRDVRLQDGSVLLLVSDPR
- the TINCR gene encoding TINCR ubiquitin domain containing isoform X2, whose protein sequence is MEGLRRGLSRWKRYHIKVHLADEALLLPLTVRPRDTLSDLRAQLVGQGVSSWKRTFYYNARRLDDHQTVVRVGGGGAMTEGTEDAG